DNA sequence from the Devosia lacusdianchii genome:
CATGAAGCGTTGCAACAGATCGGGATAGGCGGCGCCGAAGGGGTGGAGCCAGATCGGCATGGCCAGCACCACGATGGTGAAGCCCAGGAAAAGCAGAAGGTCGTTGCGGGACATGGCGCGCATCTCAGGCCTCCATCACGCCACGCCGGCCAAACAGGCCACGCGGCAGAACCAGTAGAATGACGACGGCGACGAGATAGATGATGATCTGGTCGATGCCGGGAATGAGGGCTTTCACCTGCGTCATCGACGCGAAGGACTGCAGGATGCCGAGCAAGAACCCCGCCGCGACGGCGCCGGGCAGGGAACCCATGCCGCCCACCACGACCACGACGAAGCTCAGCACCAGGAAGTCCATGCCCATATGGTAGTTGGGCGGCAGCAAGGGCGTGTACATCACGCCGGCCAGCCCCGCGACGACGGCGGCCAGACCAAACATTATGGTGAAACGCCGGTCGATATTGATGCCAAGCAGTCCCACTGTCTCACGATCGGCCATGCCGGCGCGAACGACCATGCCGAAGGTGGTGAACTGCAGGAATGCGAACACGCCACCAATGATCACCGCAGCGAACAGGAAGTAGACCAGGCGCCAGATCGGATAGGTGATGACATTGGCCTGCATGCCGAGCCAGGCGCCGATATCGGCTGCGCCGCGGAAGTCTTCGGGCATGGGCTGGGGAATAGGATTGGGCCCGAAGAAGGACTTGATGACCTCCTGAGCCACGATCGCCAGGCCGAAAGTCACAAGAATCTGTTCGGCATGCGGGCGTTTGTAAAAGTGTTTGATGATGCCGCGCTCAAGCCCGATCCCGACGAGCAGCATGACCGGGATGGTGAGCAGGATCGAGAAGGGCACGGAATAATTGACCAGCACCGTACCGAAATCGCCGAACCAGGTTTGCACCAGCGGTGCCCGGATTTCGAGCGGCGCGCCCCAGGGGGAAAGTTTCTCGGGATCGGTGGTAACGGTTTCCAGCGTGATCAATTGCCGAAACAGCACGGCACAGAAGGAGCCGAGCATGAACAGCGCGCCGTGCGCGAAGTTGACGACGCCCAACGTGCCGAACACCAGGGTTAGGCCCAGCGCTATCAGCGCGTAAGCACCGCCTTTGTCGAGGCCGTTGAGAAACTGCAGGAAGATGACTTCGAACATGAACCGTGCTCCGGCCGGGTAAGTGACCAGTAGCCTCATGGTGAGCCTGTCGAACCACGAGGCGTGGCACGACAGGCTGCGGAGGCACGACCTCGTCCTTCGACGAGCTCAGGATGAGGTCTACTGTGGGAGTGCCCGCCCTGAACGCCAGGGCGTGCAGTACATCAGCACATTGGAACCGGCTCGGCCGGTCCAAGCTCGCCACCGAAGATCGTCGGGTCGTAGGCGACCTTGTCCCGTGGGATTTCCTCGACGATGTTGAGCACGTCATATTCGCTGGTCGGGCTCTCGTTGCCCTGCACGACGAGCACGTTCTTGATGCACTGGTGGTCTTCGGCGCGGTAGAGCGTCGGACCATTGCCCATACCGTCGAACTCGAAGCCTTCCAGCGCCTTGATGACTTCGGGTGGATAGAAGGTGCCGGCGCGTTCGCAGGCATCGGCATAGAGCAGGGCTTGGACATAGGCGGTGTGGGCAGCCTGGGACGGCGGAGCGCCGTAGGCGGCGCCGAACGACTTGGTGAAAGCGATCGTGCCCGGATCCTGCAGGTTCCAGTGCCAGTTGGACGTGCCGTAGATGCCCTTGATATTGGCGCCGGCGCCCTTGGCCATGAGTTCGGAAAATAGCGGAACGACGATCTGGAAGTCCTTGCCGTTGGCTTGGCGGTCGCGCATGCCGAACTGCACAGCCTGGGTCAGCGAATTGACCATGTCATTGCCGTAGTGATTGAGGATCAGCACGTCGGCGCCAGAATTCAGCACCGGCGTCAGGTACTGGCTGAAGTCGGCTGCGCCCAGTGGTGTGCGGACAGCTTGCACGGTTTGCCAGCCCAGGCCTTCGGTGGCTGCCTTCATCGACTCTTCCTGAGTCCAGCCCCAGGTGTAGTCAGCGGTGAGGTGATAGGCCTTGCGATCGGCGCCGTAGGCGTTGACGATGGCCGGCGCGAGGCCGATGCCGGACTGGTAGGCGTTGAAGAAGTGGCGGAAGCCGTAGCGACGCTTGTCCTTGCCGGTCGTGTCGTTGGAGTGGGTGAGGCCCGCCATGAAGATGACGCCCATTTCCTGGCACAGACCCTGCACGGCAATCGCCTCAGCCGAGGAAGAACCGCCCGAAACCATGATAGCGCCATCGCGCTCGATCATGCGGGTGGCGCCGGCACGCGCCACATCGGCCTTGGTCTGGCTGTCGGAGGTGACGAAGGCCACCTTCTTGCCCAGGATGCCATTGCCCTTGAGCGCGGTCGGCGTCAGGACATTGATCAGGCCGCCGTCGCCTTCGCCGTTGAGGTGCTTGACGGCGAGCTCATAGGCCTTCTGCTCGTCGGCACCTTCTTCGGCATAAGCGCCGGTGAGTGGAAGATTGAGCCCGAAGGTCACGGTATCGCCGGTCGGGTTGTTACAGAATTCCTGCGCCCAGGCGCCCTTGGTGAACATCAGCGGGGCGACGCCCGAGCCGATAATGCCGGCCATGCCGGTTTGCAGCAGGCGGCGGCGGCTTAGGCCACGCTTCAAAAGTGTCATCGATTTCCTCCTTTTGGCGCGGGGCGACCGATACATAGCCAGCAGCTCACCGCACCGTGATTATTCCTCCTGTGTGAAAACGGATGCAATAGTCCGTTGTAATTGCAGAGATATTCTGTAAATTGTTGTTCTCTTGGGTCGCAACAGAAGTCAATTCATTGACTCGGTGGCCGCGATGAGGAGGATTTGGATGCGCGCGCCAATTGGTTTTCGCATCAGCAACAGGCGGAAATCGCTCAAGATTTCCCAAGCTGCGCTGGCGCGTCTGGTCGGTATTTCGCCGAGCTATCTGAACCTAATCGAAAACAACAAGCGCGACATTGCCGGTTCATTATTGGCACGCGTGGCCCAGCATCTTGATATCGATGTCGATGAACTGGCCGGTCGCGCCGAGCAGAAGCTGCTGCAAGACCTCGAAGAAGCCTTCGCCGACCCCATGGTCGAGTCGCTGGCGTTTCGACCTGACGAAAGGCGCGAACTGGTAGCGCAGTATCCAGCCAGTGCGGCGGCGCTGGCCCGGATGCATCGGGCCTATGCCGGGGCGGTGGCCAGTGCCGACGCCTACGCCGACCGGCTGCGATCCGATCCGCTGCTGAGCCAGCTGCTGCACCAGATTCTGTCGGGCGTGACGGCTATTCGCTCCAGCGCCGAAATTCTGGAGGATGTAACCGATCTCGACGACGCGGAACGACAGCGCTTCCTGGCCGCGATCGGGCGCGAAACCCGGGCACTGTCCGACGTCGCGCGCAATCTCATCGGCCAGTTCGACACGTCGAGCCAGAGCCGGCGCGGCGTATCACCGGCCCGTGAGATCGATGACCTCATCATCGAGCGCGAGAACCATTTTCCGACGCTGGAAGCCGCGGCAGAGGCATTGCGCCACGAGTTGGCGACGATCGGACCCTTCGGCATCGCCACACTGACCGAGCTGCTGGGACGCAAGTTCGGCGTC
Encoded proteins:
- a CDS encoding branched-chain amino acid ABC transporter permease, giving the protein MFEVIFLQFLNGLDKGGAYALIALGLTLVFGTLGVVNFAHGALFMLGSFCAVLFRQLITLETVTTDPEKLSPWGAPLEIRAPLVQTWFGDFGTVLVNYSVPFSILLTIPVMLLVGIGLERGIIKHFYKRPHAEQILVTFGLAIVAQEVIKSFFGPNPIPQPMPEDFRGAADIGAWLGMQANVITYPIWRLVYFLFAAVIIGGVFAFLQFTTFGMVVRAGMADRETVGLLGINIDRRFTIMFGLAAVVAGLAGVMYTPLLPPNYHMGMDFLVLSFVVVVVGGMGSLPGAVAAGFLLGILQSFASMTQVKALIPGIDQIIIYLVAVVILLVLPRGLFGRRGVMEA
- a CDS encoding substrate-binding protein encodes the protein MTLLKRGLSRRRLLQTGMAGIIGSGVAPLMFTKGAWAQEFCNNPTGDTVTFGLNLPLTGAYAEEGADEQKAYELAVKHLNGEGDGGLINVLTPTALKGNGILGKKVAFVTSDSQTKADVARAGATRMIERDGAIMVSGGSSSAEAIAVQGLCQEMGVIFMAGLTHSNDTTGKDKRRYGFRHFFNAYQSGIGLAPAIVNAYGADRKAYHLTADYTWGWTQEESMKAATEGLGWQTVQAVRTPLGAADFSQYLTPVLNSGADVLILNHYGNDMVNSLTQAVQFGMRDRQANGKDFQIVVPLFSELMAKGAGANIKGIYGTSNWHWNLQDPGTIAFTKSFGAAYGAPPSQAAHTAYVQALLYADACERAGTFYPPEVIKALEGFEFDGMGNGPTLYRAEDHQCIKNVLVVQGNESPTSEYDVLNIVEEIPRDKVAYDPTIFGGELGPAEPVPMC